The DNA window GTCCACGATCACGGGCTTATCGGCCTGGAGGACATCCTCATCGAAGCTTGCGTCAGTGACACTCTTGAGCTCTGCCATGGTGTCTTTCCTTTCGTTCAGGAGGTGAATACTGAAGTCTCTGCTGCGTCCGTGGTGGTGTTCGCAGCCAAGTAGTGTTCGACATCGAGAGCCGCCACGCAGCCGGAGCCGGCGGCAGTGATGGCCTGACGATAGGTGGGGTCCAACACGTCGCCTGCGGCGAAGACGCCGGGGAGCGAGGTCTTGGAGGTGCGGCCGTCCACCCAGAGGGTCCCGTCTTCGGTCAGCTGGAGCTGATCCTCGAAGAGGGAGACGCGCGGGTCATGACCGATCGCCACGAACAGTCCTGTCACATCCAGTGTCGACTCGGTGCCGTCCACCAGGTTCTGCAACGTGAGCTGGTTCAGCTTGCCGTCACCCTCGACCGCTGTGACTGCCGTGTTCCAGAGGAACTCGATCTTCTCGTTGGCCTTGGCGCGGTCCGCCATGATCTGAGAGGCGCGGAGTTCGTCGCGGCGGTGGATCACCGTGACCTTGGAGGCGAACTTGGTCAGGAAGAGGGCCTCCTCCATCGCGGAGTCGCCGCCGCCCACCACGGCGATGTTCTGCTCGCGGAAGAAGAAGCCGTCGCAGGTGGCACACCAGCTGACGCCGTGACCCGAGAGCTCCTTCTCCCCGGGGACGCCGAGCTCACGGTAGGCAGAGCCGGTGGCCAGGATGACGGTGCGGGCGTGGAGCACATCGCCGGAGGCGGTGGTGATCTCCTTGACCGGCAGGTCCAGCTTCACCTCGGCGGCATCCTCATGACGGATGTCGGCACCGAAGCGCCGGGCCTGCTGCTCCATGTTCATCATCAGCTCCGGGCCCATGATGCCCTCGGGGAAGCCGGGGAAGTTCTCGACGTCGGTGGTGTTCATCAGCTCGCCACCTGCGGTGACGGAGCCCGCCAGCACCACGGGATTGAGATTGGCGCGGGCGGTGTACACGGCGGCGGTGTATCCGGCGGGGCCGGATCCTACGATGACCACGTCATGGACCTGATCGGGCAGCTGGTCGGTCACGTCTGAGTCCTTCGGGATGTCGTCGGGGGAGAGGGCCGCAGCCTCGTCTCTGTGTGAGTTCTGCACACTGAAACTACCAAGAGGATGCAGCTATTCCGCAGGAGGTCTGCCTCTCAGCGGAAGGGTCTGGGCCGGGAGTCTCACTCCACGGAGATCTCAGCGAGGTTCAGCGTGTAGGGCAGGCCCGCGACCTGCGGCGGAGTGTGCTGAGGAAGCTCATCGATGGCGATGAGCACATACTGGCCCTCGGCGCCCTCGTCCAGCTCCACTGTGGTCTCTGTCCACTCGAAGCTGCCGCTGCCCACAGTCTCCGCGCCGTCGGTGTTGGGCTGGTCGTTGACCAGCACCTCGAAGGTGCCCCCGGAGGTCTCGCCCTCCTGGGTCACGGTCACAGCGGAGACGGGCGCAGACTCCTCCAGCTCCATGACCAGGTACATGGTGGAGGCGAAGTTGCCGAATGATGCGGTGCCGTAGGAACCGGGGTTCCACGTCGTCGCGGTGTCGCCGTCGTGGATGGCGGACAGGTCGGCGTCGTTGCCGGCACCCAGATCGGCAGAGTCCGGCACCGAGCGGGTCACCGCGGCCACAGCCGGTACGGGGGTGTCCTCTTCAGCCGGCTCCTCGCCCTGCTGAGCGCCTTCCTCGCCGTCCTGCGGCTCCTCAGCCTCAGGGCTCTGTTCGTCCTCTGCAGAGCCCTCCTGGGCCGTCTCATCGGGTTCTCCGTCGGTGAGGACGAAGAAGGCGGCCACTGCGATCACAGCGATGATCGCGGCCAGGCTGATGATCCCCAGCCAGCGGCGGGGCGTGGGCTTCTCATCCTGGAAGTCGGCACCCTCACCAGCGCCACCAGCACCGGCACCACCAGCACCGGATTCACCGAGCCCGCCGGCATCAGCACCAGCGCCGGCTTCGCCGGCCGCGACGGTCAGCGGCTCCTCGGCGCCGGAGGCCGCGGGAAAGGCGGAACGGGTCTGTGGGGGAACCGCCCTGATCACACCGGTGAAGCTGCTGGCGTCCTCGGTGGCGCCCAGGGCATTGCGGCCGCCGTCGCGCTCCTGAGACCCCATGGACTTCAGTCCGGCCAGAGCCTCGGACTCCCGGTCCCCGGAGAGGCCGGCGGCATCGGCCGGAGTCGGAGCGGGGCGCTGGTCGTATTCGGCCACCGGCTCCTCGGGCGGATCGTCGACGACCTCCTCGCCGTCGTCCAGCTCGTCCTCAGCCTCCTGCGGCTGCGTGGCGGGCGAGCCGGACGAGGCTGCCTGCGCGGCCACAGTGTCCAGGGGCACAGAGGGCATCGCCTCGACCACTTCGCCGTCCTGCTCCTCGGAGGTGCCACCCTCGGGAGCATCCTGGCTGGCCTTCGCAGCAGCACCTCCAGGGGCATCTTCAGCAGCGGCACCCGCAGCAGCCGCAGCCCCGGCGGCGTCGGCTCGTGATGAGAAGGGCTCAGAGGGGTCTGTCGCGGCTTCGAAGGACTCCTGGCCGTCAGCCGCCGGACTGACCTCCACCAGCTCCATATCCGACTGCAGAGTCAACGCACCGAGGGCCCCGCCAGCCCCAGCACCAACACCAGCAGCGGCGGCCGCGGGCCCCTCGGCCTGCTGGCCCGGGGATGCGGGGAGGATGCGGTCGGCGTCGCGGTCAGTGCCCAGACGCTTGTTCAGCGAGTCCGAGACCTTGTCCAGGAAGGCGGGGCGGCGGCGTCGGGGCTTGCCGTCCTCCTCGGGCTGCTCGGTGCCCGTGTCCTCGTTCAAGCCGTCGTGGAGGCGTGCGTAGTACTCGAGGTCGTCCTCATAGGTCTCCGGCTCCATCACACGGGACTGGCCGAAGATCTCCTGGCCCAGCGAGTCGGTGAAGAACGGCTCCACGTAGGGGGCGGCGTCGGGCACCACCAGGTCCAGCAGCAGGTTGGGATCGACCTGGTTGGAGATCAGATAGGTGCGGTCTTCGGCCAGCCCCAGGTCCATGACCTGGACGGCGGAATCGCGCTCCCCGGTGGCCAGCTCCTTCGCCGAAGTCGCCACCTGCTTGGCATTGGCCCTGGAGGCGAGCAGGATGCTGATGTCGCGGTCCAGGACCTCGTCTGTCGCCTGGAAGACGATGTCCTGATCCGCCGAGGTCACCACATGGTGGGTGATGCGGTATCGCCCACCCACTACATCGCCGACGCCGAACGGCTGCGCCACTTGTCCTCCTGGGAGTTCTTTGGGATATCCGGTCACAGCCTACCGGCTGAGCCTGCCCAGAGCCGGGATCCGCCGGGCCAGCGGTTGGATGAAGTCATCGAACTCGCGCACCTTCAGGCTGCGCAGCATCACCACGAAGACGGTGGCCATCACCAGCCCGACCGCGGCACAGCTGAGCAGCGCGCTGCCGATCGAGTCCCACGCGAAGCCCCACGTGTAGCCGCCCAGCAGCCACAGCACAGCGGCACCGGCGACGCCGGCCACCACGGCTGCGGCGCCCGAGCGGGAGTAGGCGGCCAGCACGGTGCCGAAGCCGAAGCCGCCCCAGCGGCGGACCACCAGCACGTGGCAGATCACATACTGGAGCATGTGCAGCACGCTGAACATGCCCACCACTACGAAGGGTACGTGATAGCTGGGCAGGATCTGTGCCGAGATATGGGTGACCGTCAGGCCCACCGCCGCGATGATGGCGTAGATGAACATCGGCGTCTTGGCGTCCTCTGCCGCGTAGAAGACGCGCAGCAGGTAGAAGTTCGCCGAACGGAACGGCATGCCCAGGGCGTGGAGGACCAGCAGCTGCCCCACCGCGGCGCCGGCCAGGTGGGCATCGGCCGCGGAGCCGCCGAAGATGCGCCCCAGCGGCCCGGCCACCACCAGGATGGCGATCATGAAGAACATCACCGGGATGGCGAAGATCCGCAGCCCCTCGTTGATGAGTTCGCGGGCGCGTCCCAGGTGGCCCAGGTCCATGGACCGGGAGAGCTGGTTGAACAGCACTGTGGCGATGGAGAGCACGAAGACCGAGTGCGGCAGGATCACCATCAGCTCGGCGATGTTCGCTGAGGTCTCACCGGGGATGGAGGCCGGGGAGATGCCCTCGGCCGCCACCTCCTGGCGGCCGGCGGTGGCGCCGGAGATCAGTCGGAAGTAGAGCAGGTTGGCCACATTGCCGATCAGCATGGCCACCAGGGTCCAGCCGGCGATCTTGCCGGTGGTCTTCAGGCCCATGCCGCGGATGCCGAACTTGGGCCGGATCTTCATGCCCAGCTTGGAGAGCGGCCAGAGCAGCAGCAGCGCCTGAGCCACGATGCCGGCAGTGTGTCCGGCGGCCAGCCAGATGGTCTGCTGGGTGGTCCATTCGACCATCTGATCATCTGTGGCGGAGTAGCTGCCGAAGGTGATGATGAAGCTGATGATCACGGTGATCGCGATCATGTTGTTCAGTACCGGAGCCCACATGTACCAGCCGAATCGGGCATTGGCGTTGAGGATCTGGCCCACGACGGCATAGAGCCCGTAGAAGAAGATCTGCGGCAGGGTCCAGGCCGCGAAGGCCGCACCGAGGACCAGCATGGGCTCGGTCCAACCGCGGGTCAGCGTCATGACGATGGGGTAGGCCATGACCGTCAGCAGCAGTGTGAAGACCGCCAGGATCACCGTGGTCAGTGTCAGCAGCCGGGAGGTGTAGTCGGCGCCGCGGTCCGGACGCTTGGCGGCCTTGATCAGCTGGGGAACCAGCACCACGTTGAACATGCCGCCCGCCAGCAGCAGATAGATCACGTTCGGGATGGTGTTGGCCTTCTCGAAGACATCCGCGATCAGCGTGGTCTGGCCGATCGCCACCGCGAGCAGCGCGGTCCGGACGAAGCCCAGCACGCGGGAGAGGAGCGTTCCTGCGGCCATGACGGCGCTTGCTTTGGCCATGCCGTTCTTGGGCAGGTGGGAGTCCGGGTCGGCTGCGGCGTCGGGGGCTCGGCCGGCGTCGGGATCCTGCTGATCCGCTGCCGTCCGGGCTGAGGGGGAAGTCTGTGTCATCGGGGAGGACTATAGCGGAGACGTCAGAGCGAGTCCTGGATGACCTGTTGGGCGAGGCTGACGATCCGGCGCTCGTTGGGGAAGGAGAGGACGCGCTCCAGCTCGTCCAGATTCACCCAGGCCACGTCCACGGCTTCGTGGTCGGGGTCCTTCTCTGTGGTCAGGTCACCGCCCACAGCCTCCAACAGGAAGTGGTGGACCGTCTTATGCACCCGATGGGTGGGCACGGTGAACCAGTACTCGATGCTGCCCAGGCTGGTCAGGATGGAGCCCTCGATGCCGGTCTCCTCGGCGACCTCGCGGACCGCCGCCTCCTCGTGGGTCTCCTGGCCTTCGGGGTGGCCTTTGGGCAGGCACCATTCCATGCGGCCGCCACGGTTGTAGCGGGCGATGATGGCCGCATCGAAGCCCTGGGGGGCCGGACGGATGACCACGCCTCCGGCGCTGACCTCCTCCACCGTGGGCAGCGCACCCCGGGCTCGGGGCGGGTGCGGCACCGGAGCGCGGCGGGAGGAGCGCGACGGCGTGCGGGCAGCACTGATCGACGCCGTCAGAGGCGTCTGCCGTTCACCCTCGGTTCCCGAACTGGTCATACCCACTACTCTAATCGGCGCAGGCAACGCTGGTGTGTCAGGGTCCACGCTGACCAGCGGCGGGGGAGCGGGATCCGGCTGTGTGGGAAACTGAGAAGGCTATGCCTTACCTTCCCTCTGGTTTCCCTGACGGCGCGTGGCTGTCGGATGTCGTCGTCGATCTCGGCGAAGTCTTCGCCGCCGCCGGATTCGAACTGTCGTTGGTCGGCGGGCCGGTGCGTGACCTCTTCCTGGGCCGCACCTCCCCGGACCTGGACTTCACCACGGACGCGAGGCCGGACGAGATCATCTCCGCGGTCTCCGGCTGGGCCGATGCTCATTGGGACATCGGCCGGGACTTCGGCACCATCGGCATCCGCAAGGGCGATGACACCATCGAGGTCACCACCTACCGGGCCGAGGCCTATGACCCGGAGTCGCGCAAGCCCGAGGTGCGCTTCGGCCGGGATCTGGGCGATGACCTGGTCCGCCGCGACTTCACCGTCAACGCCATGGCGCTGAAGCTGCCCAGCTTTGAGCTGGTGGACCCCCACGGCGGGGTCCGGGATCTCTACGCCGGGCAGCTGCGCACCCCCGCGACGCCGGAGGAGTCCTTCTCCGATGACCCGTTGCGCATGATGCGGGCCGCCCGCTTCGCCTCCCAGCTCGGACTGGACGTGGCTGAGGGGGTGCGTGGGGCGATGACCGCGATGGCCGAGCGGATTTCCATCGTCTCCGCCGAGCGGGTGCGTGAGGAGCTGGTGAAGCTGATCATCGGTGATCACCCGCGCGCCGGCGTCGACCTGCTGGTGGAGACCGGCCTGGCCGAGATCGTGCTGCCAGAGGTCCCTGCGCTGAAGCGTCTGGATGATGAGCACAACCGACATAAGGACGTCTATCAGCATTCGCTGAAGGTGCTGGAGCAGGCCGCTGACCTGGAGACCGACGCCGACGGCCCGGTCCCCGGCCCGGACTTCATCCTGCGCTTCGCCGCCCTGATGCACGATGTGGGCAAGCCCAAGACCCGGCGCTTCGAGGCCCGCGGCGGGGTGAGCTTCCGTCACCACGATGTGGTCGGTGCCAAGCTGACCCGTAAGCGCATGCAGGCGCTGCGCTTCGACAAGGAGACCATCCGGGCGGTCACCCTGCTGGTGGAGCTGCATATGCGCTTCTACGGCTACGGAGACCAGGGGTGGACCGACTCTGCGGTGCGCCGCTATGTCACCGACGCCGGAGACCAGCTGGAGCGCCTGCACCGGCTCACCCGCTCAGATGTGACCACCCGCAACCGGAAGAAGGCCGCCCGGCTGGACCACGCCTATGACGATCTGGAGGACCGGATCGCCGCACTGCGCGAGCAGGAGGAGCTGGATAAGATCCGGCCGCACCTCGATGGTCAGCAGATCATGTCGATCCTGGAGATCCCGCCCGGACCCACGGTGGGCAAGGCCTACAAGTTCCTGCTCGAGCACCGGATGGAGAACGGTCCGGTGGCGGAGGAACAAGCAGCGGCCCTGCTCAAGCAGTGGTGGGCGGAACAAGACTGAACTGGGCACGACAGCGCTGAGCAGGCCAGAGCGGGCGAGGGTCGAGCCCGGCTCCTAGCGCTCCACCTCTCCGCGGATGAAGGCCTCCACCGCCTCGTGGGCCTCGGCGTCGTGGAGCTGCTCGGGCGGGGACTTCATGAAGTAGCTCGAGGCGGAGGTCAGCGGACCGCCGATGCCTCGGTCCAGTCCGATCTTCGCCGCGCGGACGGCGTCGATGATCACCCCGGCAGAGTTCGGAGAGTCCCAGACCTCCAGCTTGTATTCGATGGAGACCGGAGCATCGCCGAAGTTGCGGCCTTCCAGACGCACATAGGCCCATTTGCGGTCATCGAGCCACTGCACATAGTCGGATGGGCCGATGTGCACGTCCCCGTCCTGAAGGTCCGCTGAGGTGTTGGAGGTGACGGCCTGGGTCTTGGAGACCTTCTTGGACTCCAGCCGGTCGCGTTCGAGCATGTTCTTGAAGTCCATGTTGCCGCCGACGTTGAGCTGATACGTCCGGTCCAGGATGACACCGCGCCGCTCGAACAGGTGCGCCAGCTCCCGGTGGGTGATCGTCGCCCCGATCTGGGACTTGATGTCATCGCCGACGATCGGGACTCCGGCCTGCTCGAACTTCTCAGCCCACTCGGGCACCCCCGCGATGAACACCGGCAGGGCATTGACGAAGGCGACGCCGGCGTCCAGGGCGGCCTGGGCATAGAACCTCGCGGCCTCCTCGGAGCCCACCGGCAGATAGCAGACCAGGACGTCCACGGCGGCCTCCCGCAGAGCTGCGACGACGTCCACGGCCTGCGCCGGGGACTCCTCGATCATCTCCCGGTAGTAGCGGCCCAGTCCGTCCAGGGTGGGGCCGCGCAGCACCTCCACGCCGGTGGGTGGGACATCGGCGATCCGGATGGTGTTGTTCTCCGAGACCTCGATGGCCTTCGACAGATCCAGGCCGACTTTGGCGGCGTCGACGTCGAAGGCGGTCACGAACTCGATGTCGGCGATGTGGTACTCCCCGAAGCGGACATGCATGAGTCCGGGGACCTGCTGATCGTCTGGGGCGTCCTTGTAGTACTGCACTCCCTGGATGAGGGAGGAGGCGCAGTTTCCCACACCTACGATCGCGACACGGATAGGGTTTGAGGCCAAGCTCATCTCCTTTGAGAATAGGTCGGAGGCGTTCGGATGAGGCTCACTCTAATCGAGGAGACCCCAGGTTGGTGACGAGGACCATATCTCGAGACGGGGTCGTCGCACCCACCCAGGACGACCCTCTCGTCGCGCACCTCAGCGAGCGTGCCGG is part of the Nesterenkonia lacusekhoensis genome and encodes:
- the trxB gene encoding thioredoxin-disulfide reductase, which translates into the protein MTDQLPDQVHDVVIVGSGPAGYTAAVYTARANLNPVVLAGSVTAGGELMNTTDVENFPGFPEGIMGPELMMNMEQQARRFGADIRHEDAAEVKLDLPVKEITTASGDVLHARTVILATGSAYRELGVPGEKELSGHGVSWCATCDGFFFREQNIAVVGGGDSAMEEALFLTKFASKVTVIHRRDELRASQIMADRAKANEKIEFLWNTAVTAVEGDGKLNQLTLQNLVDGTESTLDVTGLFVAIGHDPRVSLFEDQLQLTEDGTLWVDGRTSKTSLPGVFAAGDVLDPTYRQAITAAGSGCVAALDVEHYLAANTTTDAAETSVFTS
- the murJ gene encoding murein biosynthesis integral membrane protein MurJ produces the protein MTQTSPSARTAADQQDPDAGRAPDAAADPDSHLPKNGMAKASAVMAAGTLLSRVLGFVRTALLAVAIGQTTLIADVFEKANTIPNVIYLLLAGGMFNVVLVPQLIKAAKRPDRGADYTSRLLTLTTVILAVFTLLLTVMAYPIVMTLTRGWTEPMLVLGAAFAAWTLPQIFFYGLYAVVGQILNANARFGWYMWAPVLNNMIAITVIISFIITFGSYSATDDQMVEWTTQQTIWLAAGHTAGIVAQALLLLWPLSKLGMKIRPKFGIRGMGLKTTGKIAGWTLVAMLIGNVANLLYFRLISGATAGRQEVAAEGISPASIPGETSANIAELMVILPHSVFVLSIATVLFNQLSRSMDLGHLGRARELINEGLRIFAIPVMFFMIAILVVAGPLGRIFGGSAADAHLAGAAVGQLLVLHALGMPFRSANFYLLRVFYAAEDAKTPMFIYAIIAAVGLTVTHISAQILPSYHVPFVVVGMFSVLHMLQYVICHVLVVRRWGGFGFGTVLAAYSRSGAAAVVAGVAGAAVLWLLGGYTWGFAWDSIGSALLSCAAVGLVMATVFVVMLRSLKVREFDDFIQPLARRIPALGRLSR
- a CDS encoding NUDIX hydrolase codes for the protein MTSSGTEGERQTPLTASISAARTPSRSSRRAPVPHPPRARGALPTVEEVSAGGVVIRPAPQGFDAAIIARYNRGGRMEWCLPKGHPEGQETHEEAAVREVAEETGIEGSILTSLGSIEYWFTVPTHRVHKTVHHFLLEAVGGDLTTEKDPDHEAVDVAWVNLDELERVLSFPNERRIVSLAQQVIQDSL
- a CDS encoding CCA tRNA nucleotidyltransferase; this translates as MPYLPSGFPDGAWLSDVVVDLGEVFAAAGFELSLVGGPVRDLFLGRTSPDLDFTTDARPDEIISAVSGWADAHWDIGRDFGTIGIRKGDDTIEVTTYRAEAYDPESRKPEVRFGRDLGDDLVRRDFTVNAMALKLPSFELVDPHGGVRDLYAGQLRTPATPEESFSDDPLRMMRAARFASQLGLDVAEGVRGAMTAMAERISIVSAERVREELVKLIIGDHPRAGVDLLVETGLAEIVLPEVPALKRLDDEHNRHKDVYQHSLKVLEQAADLETDADGPVPGPDFILRFAALMHDVGKPKTRRFEARGGVSFRHHDVVGAKLTRKRMQALRFDKETIRAVTLLVELHMRFYGYGDQGWTDSAVRRYVTDAGDQLERLHRLTRSDVTTRNRKKAARLDHAYDDLEDRIAALREQEELDKIRPHLDGQQIMSILEIPPGPTVGKAYKFLLEHRMENGPVAEEQAAALLKQWWAEQD
- a CDS encoding inositol-3-phosphate synthase, with translation MASNPIRVAIVGVGNCASSLIQGVQYYKDAPDDQQVPGLMHVRFGEYHIADIEFVTAFDVDAAKVGLDLSKAIEVSENNTIRIADVPPTGVEVLRGPTLDGLGRYYREMIEESPAQAVDVVAALREAAVDVLVCYLPVGSEEAARFYAQAALDAGVAFVNALPVFIAGVPEWAEKFEQAGVPIVGDDIKSQIGATITHRELAHLFERRGVILDRTYQLNVGGNMDFKNMLERDRLESKKVSKTQAVTSNTSADLQDGDVHIGPSDYVQWLDDRKWAYVRLEGRNFGDAPVSIEYKLEVWDSPNSAGVIIDAVRAAKIGLDRGIGGPLTSASSYFMKSPPEQLHDAEAHEAVEAFIRGEVER